In Oxalobacteraceae bacterium OTU3CINTB1, the sequence CTGAAGGCGGGCGACACGGTCCTGTTCCACGCCGCCGCCGGCGGTGTCGGCCTGATCGCCTGCCAGTGGGCCAAGGTGCTGGGCGTGACCTTGATCGGCACCGTCGGTTCGGACGAGAAGGCGGCGTTGGCGACCGAGAACGGCGCCGACCACGTGATCAACTACAACCGCGAGAACTTCACCGAGCGGGTACGCGAGATCACCGGCGGCAAGGGCGTGTGCGCGGTGTACGATTCGATCGGCAAGGACACCTTCATCGGATCGCTGGACTGCCTGGCGCCGCTCGGCACCATGGTCAGCTTCGGCAACGCGTCCGGACCGGTGCCGCCGTTCGCGCTGAGCGAACTGGCCAACCGTGGCTCGCTGTTTGTCACGCGGCCTTCGCTGGGCGCCTACATGGCCACGCGCGAGGACCTGGAGGCGGCGGCCAAGTCGCTGTTCGGCGTCGTCAACAGCGGCGCGGTCAAGATCGACGTGCGCCAGCGTTATAACCTCGCCGACGTCGCCCAGG encodes:
- a CDS encoding quinone oxidoreductase, whose product is MTKAIRINRVGGPEVMELVDVDLPPPGPGEAQVRHSAIGLNFIDVYFRTGLYPQPLPGGLGMEGAGTVEAVGEGVTEVKVGDRVAYAGRPNGAYAEARNMPASQLLVLPEKIGFDTAAAMMLQGLTVQYLLHRTVHLKAGDTVLFHAAAGGVGLIACQWAKVLGVTLIGTVGSDEKAALATENGADHVINYNRENFTERVREITGGKGVCAVYDSIGKDTFIGSLDCLAPLGTMVSFGNASGPVPPFALSELANRGSLFVTRPSLGAYMATREDLEAAAKSLFGVVNSGAVKIDVRQRYNLADVAQAHIDLEARKTTGSTIILP